The proteins below are encoded in one region of Oncorhynchus tshawytscha isolate Ot180627B linkage group LG04, Otsh_v2.0, whole genome shotgun sequence:
- the LOC112249209 gene encoding pygopus homolog 1 isoform X1, with amino-acid sequence MKLNLSAPPKLCKRLQLSSSQIVVIAPGGRERSGGDGGLDDLGGPGVLLDSPDKKKCKSNAQAPFFAPLSEYAPSPNRSADHLVAANPFDDNYNAPSFKPLSSGNPYFGNPHYPGCSGYGPPRMDHLMLNRMPSSYRGPYQIRNQLHPFAQTQMGMGFNRPPGFNYGYHENPNYGNHPPLNNNNSIMPLPPNQSFRPGPRGNLNQVHLHNVTQSTSSDMGPSFRSAVIPIGNPPPRPGMDSSPGFIRQQQNNSFTQSNTPTPKQDMSEVVSSKSTSQNTSPRKRSHGSEEIMGQKNSVDLKSKNRGALVCQGASQPNTTEKINGIIHPNNDSLKKSPQSGRHMEAAPLERSRSNGGGGVVINKTLMHPNRPSHSSTEPVFPCGICLNEVNDDQEAILCEASCQKWFHRVCTGMTETAYNLLTAEVSAVWGCDICMEEKGAQLRRTKEITGQPAGQQPTVNSE; translated from the exons ATGAAGTTGAATTTGTCTGCTCCTCCCAAACTTTGCAAGCGATTGCAGCTATCCTCGTCACAGATAGTTGTGATTGCTCCTGGGGGGAGAGAGCGGTCGG GTGGAGATGGTGGGCTTGATGATCTAGGAGGGCCAGGTGTTCTGCTGGATAGCCCAGACAAGAAAAAGTGCAAGTCGAACGCACAG GCTCCTTTCTTCGCTCCCCTATCTGAGTATGCTCCATCACCAAACCGAAGTGCCGACCACCTAGTGGCTGCCAATCCTTTTGATGACAACTACAACGCACCATCTTTCAAGCCTCTGTCCTCTGGGAACCCATATTTTGGCAACCCGCACTACCCTGGCTGCAGTGGCTATGGCCCGCCCAGGATGGACCACCTCATGCTCAATAGGATGCCCTCTTCTTACAGGGGTCCCTACCAGATACGAAACCAGCTCCACCCTTTTGCCCAGACTCAAATGGGCATGGGGTTCAATCGACCCCCCGGCTTTAACTATGGTTACCATGAAAATCCCAATTATGGTAACCATCCACcattaaacaacaacaacagtatcaTGCCACTTCCACCCAATCAATCTTTCAGACCAGGTCCCCGTGGCAACTTAAATCAGGTGCATCTGCATAATGTGACCCAAAGCACTTCTTCTGACATGGGCCCGAGCTTTAGATCAGCGGTCATCCCAATTGGGAATCCACCTCCCCGACCCGGCATGGACTCTAGTCCCGGTTTTATTCGGCAGCAGCAAAACAACAGCTTTACCCAGTCCAATACACCCACACCTAAACAGGACATGAGTGAGGTGGTGTCAAGCAAAAGTACATCCCAGAATACATCTCCACGCAAACGAAGCCATGGCTCAGAGGAGATCATGGGTCAGAAAAACTCTGTCGACCTGAAATCAAAGAATAGAGGCGCCCTGGTCTGTCAGGGTGCAAGTCAGCCTAACACCACAGAGAAAATCAACGGCATCATCCATCCCAATAATGATTCTCTGAAGAAGTCCCCACAGTCAGGCAGGCACATGGAGGCAGCCCCCCTGGAGCGGAGTAGAAGCAACGGAGGTGGTGGTGTGGTCATCAATAAGACACTGATGCATCCCAACAggcctagccactcctccacagaGCCTGTGTTTCCATGTGGAATATGCCTGAATGAAGTGAATGATGACCAGGAAGCTATCCTGTGTGAGGCCTCATGCCAAAAATGGTTCCACAGGGTTTGTACTGGAATGACTGAGACAGCTTATAACCTGTTGACAGCAGAGGTGTCGGCAGTGTGGGGCTGTGACATCTGCATGGAGGAGAAAGGGGCACAGCTCCGTAGAACAAAGGAGATAACAGGGCAGCCAGCAGGGCAGCAGCCAACAGTTAACAGCGAGTGA
- the LOC112249209 gene encoding pygopus homolog 1 isoform X2, translated as MSKEQDKDTFSLKRTRGGDGGLDDLGGPGVLLDSPDKKKCKSNAQAPFFAPLSEYAPSPNRSADHLVAANPFDDNYNAPSFKPLSSGNPYFGNPHYPGCSGYGPPRMDHLMLNRMPSSYRGPYQIRNQLHPFAQTQMGMGFNRPPGFNYGYHENPNYGNHPPLNNNNSIMPLPPNQSFRPGPRGNLNQVHLHNVTQSTSSDMGPSFRSAVIPIGNPPPRPGMDSSPGFIRQQQNNSFTQSNTPTPKQDMSEVVSSKSTSQNTSPRKRSHGSEEIMGQKNSVDLKSKNRGALVCQGASQPNTTEKINGIIHPNNDSLKKSPQSGRHMEAAPLERSRSNGGGGVVINKTLMHPNRPSHSSTEPVFPCGICLNEVNDDQEAILCEASCQKWFHRVCTGMTETAYNLLTAEVSAVWGCDICMEEKGAQLRRTKEITGQPAGQQPTVNSE; from the exons ATGTCAAAAGAACAGGATAAAGATACCTTCTCGCTCAAAAGAACCCGAG GTGGAGATGGTGGGCTTGATGATCTAGGAGGGCCAGGTGTTCTGCTGGATAGCCCAGACAAGAAAAAGTGCAAGTCGAACGCACAG GCTCCTTTCTTCGCTCCCCTATCTGAGTATGCTCCATCACCAAACCGAAGTGCCGACCACCTAGTGGCTGCCAATCCTTTTGATGACAACTACAACGCACCATCTTTCAAGCCTCTGTCCTCTGGGAACCCATATTTTGGCAACCCGCACTACCCTGGCTGCAGTGGCTATGGCCCGCCCAGGATGGACCACCTCATGCTCAATAGGATGCCCTCTTCTTACAGGGGTCCCTACCAGATACGAAACCAGCTCCACCCTTTTGCCCAGACTCAAATGGGCATGGGGTTCAATCGACCCCCCGGCTTTAACTATGGTTACCATGAAAATCCCAATTATGGTAACCATCCACcattaaacaacaacaacagtatcaTGCCACTTCCACCCAATCAATCTTTCAGACCAGGTCCCCGTGGCAACTTAAATCAGGTGCATCTGCATAATGTGACCCAAAGCACTTCTTCTGACATGGGCCCGAGCTTTAGATCAGCGGTCATCCCAATTGGGAATCCACCTCCCCGACCCGGCATGGACTCTAGTCCCGGTTTTATTCGGCAGCAGCAAAACAACAGCTTTACCCAGTCCAATACACCCACACCTAAACAGGACATGAGTGAGGTGGTGTCAAGCAAAAGTACATCCCAGAATACATCTCCACGCAAACGAAGCCATGGCTCAGAGGAGATCATGGGTCAGAAAAACTCTGTCGACCTGAAATCAAAGAATAGAGGCGCCCTGGTCTGTCAGGGTGCAAGTCAGCCTAACACCACAGAGAAAATCAACGGCATCATCCATCCCAATAATGATTCTCTGAAGAAGTCCCCACAGTCAGGCAGGCACATGGAGGCAGCCCCCCTGGAGCGGAGTAGAAGCAACGGAGGTGGTGGTGTGGTCATCAATAAGACACTGATGCATCCCAACAggcctagccactcctccacagaGCCTGTGTTTCCATGTGGAATATGCCTGAATGAAGTGAATGATGACCAGGAAGCTATCCTGTGTGAGGCCTCATGCCAAAAATGGTTCCACAGGGTTTGTACTGGAATGACTGAGACAGCTTATAACCTGTTGACAGCAGAGGTGTCGGCAGTGTGGGGCTGTGACATCTGCATGGAGGAGAAAGGGGCACAGCTCCGTAGAACAAAGGAGATAACAGGGCAGCCAGCAGGGCAGCAGCCAACAGTTAACAGCGAGTGA
- the dnaaf4 gene encoding dynein assembly factor 4, axonemal — protein sequence MPLIVKDYTWTQTETIVYINVPLKGVKVGKVDIFSTDEYLKVHFPPFLFEAFLSEPIDDDKSTAKIGNGVAVFTLQKKEERLWEHLVINNNDKDKSREIRERALLKAQAKLAAESKAKATKTQEERKYALETMMKLEEEGRAKIQKMKDDECEKATAQLEAWKLKQRQIAEEEAQLKLQSQRIKVDKQSKSEKIHVPRTSDQCKVKHDQKNSVQSISKKKQVDLPAPRSTGNIQIKFTPRVFPTALRESRVPEEEEWLQKQAEARRAINVNLAELKDLTEEERNPDWLKEKGDKLFATGNYLAAINAYSLAIKLNRKIPAMYSNRAACHLKLRNLHKAIEDSSWALDLLTPPVAGNAGARTRAHVRRGTAFCELELYTEGLQDYQAALTIDPQNETLQADTHKIRQIIQGSAPCPE from the exons ATGCCTTTGATTGTCAAAGATTACACATGGACACAGACAGAAACGATTGTTTACATAAATGTACCATTAAAAGGAGTAAAGGTTGGGAAAGTAGATATCTTTTCCACAGACGAATATCTGAAG GTACATTTCCCCCCGTTTTTATTTGAAGCCTTCCTGTCTGAGCCGATAGATGATGACaaaagcacagcaaaaattggaaatGGAGTTGCAGTTTTCACATTGCAGAAAAAGGAGGAGAGACTGTGGGAGCACCTTGTGATTAATAACA ATGACAAAGACAAATCGAGAGAGATCAGGGAAAGAGCACTCTTGAAAGCCCAGGCAAAGCTTGCTGCTGAGTCGAAAGCCAAAGCCACGAAAACACAAGAAGAAAGAAAATATGCACTGGAGACCATGATGAAG CTTGAAGAAGAGGGGAGAGCCAAGATCCAGAAAATGAAGGATGATGAATGTGAGAAAGCAACAGCACAGTTGGAGGCATGGAAACTGAAGCAGAGGCAAATAGCAGAGGAGGAGGCCCAACTAAAGCTACAAAGTCAGAGAATCAAGGTTGACAAACAAAGCAAATCAGAAAAGATACATGTACCCAGAACATCAGACCAATGCAAGGTCAAGCATG ATCAGAAAAACAGTGTTCAATCAATCAGCAAGAAAAAACAGGTGGATTTGCCAGCTCCAAGATCCACAGGCAACATTCAAATCAAGTTCACACCACGAGTGTTTCCCACGGCTCTACGAGAATCAAGAGtaccagaggaggaagag tggcttcagAAGCAGGCCGAGGCCAGAAGGGCAATAAATGTAAACCTGGCAGAGCTGAAGGACctgacagaagaagagaggaaccCTGACTGGttaaaggagaaaggaga CAAATTGTTTGCAACAGGTAACTACTTGGCTGCGATCAATGCTTACAGCCTTGCCATAAAGCTTAACAGAAAGATTCCTGCCATGTATTCAAACCGTGCTGCTTGTCACTTGAAACTAAGGAATCTTCATAAAGCTATTGAGGATTCCTCTTGG GCACTTGATCTGTTGACTCCACCTGTGGCTGGCAATGCAGGTGCCAGAACAAGAGCTCATGTAAGACGAGGCACAGCTTTTTGTGAACTGGAGCTCTATACTGAAG GTCTTCAAGATTACCAGGCTGCTTTGACGATTGATCCTCAAAATGAAACTCTTCAAGCTGACACACACAAAATCAGACAAATCATCCAAGGGAGTGCACCCTGTCCTgaatga